The genomic DNA AAGACCGGCACGGAAATCGCGTACTCGAACCTCCCGTTTTTAATTGCGGCTACGCGGACCGGGGCTCGCACCGGTGCGCTGCTTTTCGCCGGTTGGCTCGTCGCACTCATCGTCTTCGCAGCGGCGCTCGGCGGCCCGCATCTGCGCGTGTGGGTGCCGGCCAAAGACGGCAGCGTCATGATCTGTATCGATACGTCGGGCTCGATGGCGTCCACCGACGTCGCGCCGACGCGCGGCGAAGCGGCCAGAAGCGCCGCCGCCGCCTTTATCGACGGGGCGCCGGCCGGCATCAAGATCGGCGCGATCGCCTTTGCGACCTCGGCGGACGTGGTGGCGCCGCTCTCGAGCGATCGCGCGCAAACGCGCGGCAGCCTGGATCAAATTCCGTTGCCGAACGGAGCGACGGCGATCGGCGACGCGCTCGCGCTCGCGCAGCGCTCGTTGCCGCCGCGCGGCCACCGCGTCGTGATCCTCATCACCGACGGCGTCAGCAATCGCGGCGTCGACCCGATGGCCGCGGCGCAGGATCTGGCCGCAGATCATATCGTGCTCTACACCGTCGGTATCGGCACGAACAACGGCGCGCTCGTTCCCGGCACGAATCAAGTTGCGGGTATCGACGAAGACGCGCTGCGCGCCTACGCGCAAGCCACCGGCGGTACGTACGCTCGAGCCGACGACGCCGGGCAATTGCGCCAGGCGCTGGCACGCCTCGGCCGAACCACGACCTTCGAGCGGCGAACCGTCGACGCATCGCTGGCCGCCGCGACGATCGGCGGCGCGCTGATGCTGGCGTCATTTGCGATCGGGTTCGCCCTAGGGAGGTTTCCGTAGCCATGTCGATGTGGGAGCCGTTTACGGAGCCGGCCCGCCGTTCCATCGTCCTCGCGCAAGAGTTCGCCGAGCGCGCGGGCAGCGCGGAGATCGCCTCGGAGCACCTGCTCGCGGGGATTCTCGCAGAGGGTTCGGAGCCGCTCGCACGGCTGCTGATCGAGCGGGGCGTCACCTCGCAACGCGTCGCGGCTGCGATTGGAGAGGCTCCCCGCACCCAGCCGGAGCGCGAAACCGAATTTAGCGCCGAAGGGAAGAAGATGATCGAGTGCGCGTTTGAAATCGCGCGCGCGTATAACCACCATTACCTCAGCTCTTCGCATCTGCTCGCGGCCGTCGCGCGATTGCCCGAGAGCCGGGCGTACGGCTTGCTCGTCGCGTTCGGAGGCCGCCCGGAGGAACTGCAGGCGGCGCTGCGTTCGGATTCACCCGCGCCGGTTAGCGTCGCGACGATGCGACGCACCTACGATCTCGGCGCGCTGCTCGAGGAATCGATCGATCGCGATCCCGTCGCACAGCTGCGGCGCTGGATCGACGGCGCGAGCGCCGCCGGCCAACTCGAACCCAACGCGATGTCGATCTCGACCGCCGGCGCGGACGGCCGTCCGAGCGCCCGTATGGTGCTGCTGCGCGGGCTCGATGCGCGCGGTCTGGTGTTTTACACCAGTTACTTTAGCCGAAAGGGACGCCAGCTCGCCGAGAATCCCTATGCCGCCGCGCTTTTTTATTGGGAACGTCTCGAGCGTCAAGTTCGCATTGAAGGCTCGATCGAAACCATCAGCGAGGAAGAGTCCGAAGCGTACTTCGCCACGCGCCCGCGCGGTCATCGATTGGGCGCGTGGGCCTCGGAGCAGAGTGAGATCGTCGAGAATCGCGATTTGCTCGACGCCCGCCTGCGCGACTACGACGAACGCTTTGCCGATGAAGAAGTCCCGCGCCCGCATTCGTGGGGCGGATATCTCTTGCGCCCCGCGCGCTTCGAGTTTTGGCAAGGGCGGAAGAACCGCATGCACGACCGTCTCGAATTCGTGCGCGAACGCAATGCTTGGAGTCTCCACCGGCTGCAGCCGTAACGGTCAGGCGAGCGAGCAATAAAGCGCCGGCAACTTTTGTCGTCCAGGAGTCTGCGGAGCGTCGCCTAAACCTGGTTGCCTAGGATGCTGCGACGGAACGTTCTAGTGATCGGGTCAGGGCCAATCATCATCGGCCAGGCCGCCGAATTCGATTATGCCGGCGTTCAGGCGTGTCGAGCCCTCCGCGAGGAAGGGCACCGCGTCGTCCTCGTCAACTCCAACCCCGCCACGATCATGACCGACCCCGAGGTCGCCGATGCGGTCTACCTCGAACCGCTGACGGTCGCCTCGATCGAGCAGATCATCGAACTCGAACGCCCCGACGCCCTGTTGCCGACTCTGGGCGGCCAGACCGGCCTCAACCTCGCGGTCGAACTCGACGAAGCCGGCGTTTTAAAGCGCCACGGCGTCGAACTGCTCGGCACCCCGGTCGCCACGATCAAGCTTGCGGAAGACCGCGAACACTTCAAAGCCAAAATGATCGAAATCGGCGAGCCGGTCGCCGAGTCGCTCATCGTTACCGACATCGAATCGGGCGTGGCGTTCGCAACCCAGACCGGCTACCCGCTCGTCGTGCGCCCGGCCTATACGCTGGGCGGAACGGGCGGCGGGATCGTCTACGACGAGGCGGAGTTGCGCGAGACGCTCGAGAGCGGCCTGGCGGCGAGCCTCATCCATCAAGTCTTGCTCGAAACCTCGCTGCTCGGTTGGAAAGAAGTCGAGTACGAAGTCCTGCGCGACAACGCCGACAACTGCATCATCGTCTGCAACATGGAGAACATCGATCCGGTCGGCGTTCACACGGGCGATTCGATCGTGGTCGCTCCATCGCAGACGCTTTCGGACCTCGAATACCAGATGCTGCGCTCGTCGAGCCTCAACGTGATTCGCGCGCTTAACGTGCAAGGCGGCTGCAACATCCAATTCGCGCTGCACGCGACCAGCAGCGAGTACCGCATCATCGAAGTCAACCCGCGCGTTTCGCGCAGTTCGGCGCTGGCGAGCAAAGCGACGGGATATCCGATCGCCAAGATCAGCGCGCGCATCGCGCTCGGGCAAACGCTCGACGAGATCTCCAATCCGGTGACCGGCGTCACGAAAGCCGCCTACGAGCCGACGCTCGATTACGTCGTGGTAAAGATTCCGCGCTGGCCGTTCGATAAATTTCCGCTTGCCGACACGCATCTCGGCACGCAAATGAAATCGACGGGCGAAGCGATGGGGATCGGCCGAACGCTGCAAGCGGCGTTGATGAAAGCCGTTCGCGGGCTAGACCTCAAGCGCGAGACGCTGACCGGAACCGCGCTTGCCGGTTGGAGCGACGCGGAACTCGATGCGGTCATCGCGCGCCCGACGCACGAGCGGCTCTTCGCGATCGCCGAATCGCTGCGCCGCGGCATCGCCATCGAGCAGATCGCGCGGCGATCCGCGATCGATCCATTTTGGCTGCACGAAATCGCCGAACTCGTCGCGCTCGAAGCGTCGTTTCGCGACGGTACGGGGGACGCGCGACGCGCGCTGGAATGCGGGTATTCGCGCGCCTCCCTGCGCCTGCTCGAACCCAACGGCGACGACGTCGTACCGGCGTTTCGCATGGTAGACACGGCGGCCGCCGAGTTTCCGGCGAAGTCGCCGTACTACTATCTTTCGTACGGTGAAACCGACGAGATGCGCCCCACCCCGCGCGAAGCGGTCGTCGTGGTCGGCAGCGGCCCGATCCGCATCGGACAAGGGATCGAGTTCGACTATTCGTGCGTGCATGCGGCCTGGGCGCTGCGCGAAGCGGGCCGTTCGGCGGTCGTCATCAACAACAATCCGGAGACGGTTTCCACCGATTTCGACATCTCCGACGTGCTGATTTTCGAGCCCCCGGGCGCCGATGAAGTCGAAGCGGCTTACCGTGCGACGAACGCTCGCGGGGTGATGCTGGCGTTCGGCGGTCAGACCGCGATCAATCTCGCCGACGAACTCGAGCGCCGCGGCGTGCGGATCATCGGCAGCGATCGCGCGAGCTTGGCGATGGCTGAAGATCGCGAGAAGTTCGACGCCGCACTGAGCCGGTTAGGCGTCGCACGGCCCGAAGGCAAGGCGGCTAGGAGTTTCCGCGAGGCGCGCGCGATCGCACGTGAGTTGGGTTTCCCCGTGCTGGTGAGGCCCTCGTACGTGTTGGGCGGACGCGGCATGGAAGTCGTCTACAACGAAGGACAACTCGCGTCGTACGCGGAGTCGGCTCCGCCGATTCTGCCCGACGCACCGCTGCTGGTCGATAAGTACTTGCGCGGGCTCGAACTCGAAGTGGACGCCGTCTTCGACGGCGAGGACATTCTCATCCCGGGAATCTTCGAACACATCGAGCGCGCCGGCATTCACTCCGGCGATTCGATCAGCGTCTACCCGACGCAGACGATCGACGATGCGATGGAACGGCGAATCGTCGAGGTGACGACCGCGATCGCGCGCGAACTGCAGATTCGCGGCCTCATCAACATCCAATTCGTCGTGCACGAAGGGCAGCTCTACATCATCGAAGCGAACCCGCGCGCGAGCCGGACCGTCCCGATTATTCAAAAGGCGACGGGCGTCAATCTGGTCGCCGCCGCCACGCGCATCGCGCTCGGCGAACGGTTACGCGACATGCCGTACGGCACCGGTCTCACGGCGCGGGCCCCGTTCGTGGTCGTCAAGATTCCGGTCTTCTCATTTGCCAAAATGCGCGGCGTCGAAACGATCCTCGGGCCGGAGATGAAATCGACCGGCGAAGTGCTCGGCATCGACGAGCGCTTCGCGGGTGCGCTGCGTAAGGGATTCATCGGCGCCGGGATCCGCTTGCCGGGAAGCGGCGGCAAGATTCTGGTCTCGATCGCGGATGAAGAGAAGGAAGCCTCGATTCCGATCCTGCGCCGGTACGCCGATCTGGGACACACGATCATTGCGACGCCCGGCACGCGCGATTACCTCGAATCGCACGGCATCGCGTGCGAATTCGTGAACAAGATCGCCGACGGATCGCCGCACGTGCTCGATCTCATCCACGCGCGCGGCGTCGATCTCGTGATCAACGACGCCACCGGGCAGCGTGAAATATCCGATAACTACAAGATTCGCCGCGCTGCGGTCGAAGCGAGTATCGCGTGTCTGACCAGTCTGGATACGGCCCGCGCTCTGGCGGAAGCGCTCGAAAACACGGCGGGCCCGCCCCAAACGCTGCAAGAGTATCGATGCGCCCGAACGCCGAGGTAGAACCGCGCGCGCTCATCCTGGGCGGCAACGCGAATACGCTTGCGTTCGCGAGCAGCCTGCGACCGGAGCGCAATATGGTGACGGCGCGATTGGTGCCGCTTGCGATGACGCCGATCGGTTCCGTCGTAGGCGATACGTGGCAAAACGTGCAGATCGCCGCGGTGAGCCTGCTCGATTGGATCGATCAAACGTTTCCTTCGAGCGACGAGCGCTCGTTCGTCGCGCCGATGCACGACGTCGACCTGCTCGCGCGCACGCGGTGGCACGCCGAACCGCCCGAGGTCTTAGACGAGGCGATCGTGCTCAATATCGAAGACTGCCCGGCGGACGTGGGCGAGGCGCTCGCGCATCCGCCCGAAGCGATCGTGCAATGCGCGACCTGCCGCCGTTTGTGCGTGCGCGATCATTTTCGCTGGGGCGACCGCCAGCTCTGCGCCTGGGACTATCATAAAACGGTCTTTGGTAAACGCGGCCCGTGGCGCAACGGACCGTACGAAGCGCGCCATTTCGAAACGCTCCCGACCGGCGCGTACGTGGCACCGCCGCTGCTTGAGGAACTGGGCGTCGACGTGATCCTCGGCCTGCATGGCGTGGACGAAGCCTCGGCGCACGCGGCGATCAACCTGCTGATGGAAAACGACGCGAACCGGCCCCATCTCGCCGTCCGCTCGCCCGACGGTTTCACGCTGCTGCGCGAGCGCGAGGCGTGAACGATCGTCTGATCGCCCGGATCGGCACGATCTTTGCGATTCTTTTCGGGCTGCTGGTCGTACGGCAATTCTACGTGCAAGTGGTCAAAGGACCGGCCTTGGCGTCGAAGGCCTATAATCCGCGCCACGGATTGCTCGACAACTACCGCGGGCGCATTTTAGCAAGCGATGGAACCGTGCTCGCGCAGACGCTGCACGGCAAGCGCGTCTACCCGCTGGGATCGTCGCTCGCGCAAACCGTGGGCTACGTGTCGGCACGCTACGGCACGAGCGGTATCGAAGATGCGTACGATCGCGCGCTCACGCCGCCCGAATCGAACGGCGACCTGGGCGCGCAACTCGGCGACCTGGCCGCCGCGCTCTCCGGCAAGAGCCTCGTGGAGCGCGGCGCGGATGTGGTCACCACGATCGACCCGCAGATCCAGGCGGAGCTCTTCGCGCAGCTCGACGCGCACTCGCGCGGGGCCGGCGTCGTGCTCGATCCGCGCACGGGGGCGATCCTCGCCATCGCGAGCGTGCCGAGTTTCGATCCCAACGCGCTGGCGGCGACGTTTGCAAGCCTCAACCACGATCCTCAGAGTCCGCTGCTCAATCGCGCGACCGACGGCCTCTATCCACCGGGCTCGACGTTTAAGATCTTCACCGCGGCCGCCGCACTCGATGCCGGCGTCGTCACGATGGATTCGACCTTCTCGGATCCCGGCTATCTCACGGTCGGCAATTTCACGCTGCACAACGACGAGAGCGAAGTGACCGGGACGCAGGATCTCACGGGCGCTTTCGCCCTCTCGAGCAACGTCGACTTCGGACAAATCGCGCTCAAAATGGGCGTGGACACGTTTTACCAGTATCTCGATCGCTGGGGCATCGGCGCGCCGCTCGATACGCAGCTGCCCGCCTCGACCGACCGCGTCCCGGCGAAAGACTCGATCGTCCCCGGCGAACTCGCCCAGATGGGGTTTGGCCAGGGAGCGTTACTGATGACGCCGCTGCAGATGGCGCTGATCGGCTCGACCATCGCCAACGGCGGAAACGAACCGCGCCCCTATATCGTTCGCCAGGTCGTGCGAGCGGGAATTCCCTCGAGCAGTTTCAGCGGCACGACGCTCGCTAGCCCGGTATCGGCGGATACGGCCGCCAACGTCAAGAAGATGATGGTGGCCGTTGTCGAGCGCGGAACGGGAACCGCCGCGCAGATTTCGGGCGTGACGGTTGCCGGAAAAACCGGGACGGCAACCAACCCGTCGGGGCGGGCGCACTCCTGGTTCGTGGCTTTCGCGCCGGCGGAGAATCCGCGAATCGCGGTGGCCATCGTGGTGGAGAATGCGGGGTATGGTGCGGCGGTGGCCGCGCCGATCGCGCGCAATGTTTTACGAGTAGCACTACAGAGCGTACGGAGTTGATCGAACAACACATCTTTAACAACCGCTACCGGCTTGACAGCAAGCTCGGCGAAGGCGGTATGGCGACCGTGTACTGCGGAACCGATACGCTTCTGCGCCGCCGCGTCGCGATCAAGGTGCTGCGCGAGCAATATGCCAGCGACGAGGAATTCGTGCGGCGCTTCTATCAGGAAGCCGAATCCGCCGCGCGGCTCTCGCATCCCAACATCGTGAACACGTACGACGTGGGACGCGAAGACGATACCTATTTCATCGTGATGGAGCTCATCGACGGTCCATCGCTTGCCGAGATTATCGCCGCCGACGGCAAGCTTCCCGAACCGGTAGCGATCGATTACGCCGCGCAGATTTGTAACGGCCTCGCGTTCGCGCATCGCCAGGGTTTGCTCCATCGCGACATCAAGCCGGCCAACATCCTCGTCACGAAAGACGACGTCGTCAAGCTTTCGGATTTCGGCATCGCGCGCGCGGTTTCGCAACAGACCATGGCGATGACCAAACCCGGACTCGTCATGGGCAGCGTCTTTTACCTTTCCCCCGAGCAAGCGCAAGGGCACGAGCTGCGCGAAAGCTCCGATCTCTACAGCGTCGGCATCGTGCTCTATCAGATGTTGACCGGCAAGCTGCCCTACACGGGCGAGTCGCCCGTCACGGTAGCGCTCAAACACATCAGCGATCCCGTACCGACGCTCGATACCGAGGGTATTGGCGTGAGCCCGGCCCTGGCCGCGATCGTCAACAAGCTCTTGCAAAAACATCCCGAGCATCGCTTCGCGTCCGCTAGCGAAGTCGCGTCGGCGCTGCGCGAGGCCCGCGAACGCCCGGCGTTCGCCGCCTACGAAACGATGGACGATGCGCCGACGCAGATGTTTCGCGCCGTCGGCGCCCCCCAACCGCCGCCGCGCCCGTCGCGGCTGCCCGATTATTCCTACACCTCGATTGGCGACGATGAAGCGCGCCGCTCGCGCAGCGGCGGCCGGATCGTCGCGATACTGAGCGGCGCGCTCGTGCTGGCGATCGCGCTCGGGTACTTTTTGTTCGGGCATTCGCTGAGCAACCCGTTGGTAGCGACCGTGAAGGTCGGCGACTATTCGCACATGCTCGACACGCAGGCGCAGCAAGCGATCGTCAACGCTCACCTCAACGTGCACGTCAAGCGCCAGCCCAGCAACGCCGATCCCATAAACACGGTCATCAGCCAAGATCGGCAACCCGGCTCGCAAGTCGCGCCCGGTACGTTTATCACGCTCTTCGTTAGCAACGGATTGCCGACGTTTGGGCTGCAGAACGTGATCGGATACACGCTGCACGACGCGCAGCAGGATCTGCAGGGGAAAAAGTTCGCGGTCAAGCTGACGCACGCGTTTAGCGGCAGCGTTCCGAAAGACAGCATCATCGCCGAGAAGCCCGCGCCGGGAACGCAGATTCATGAAAACTCGACCGTCGCGCTCGTCGTCTCCGACGGCCCGCAGCCGGTCTCGATGCCGAACTTCGTGACGATGCAGCTTAGCGACGCGCAGCGCCTCGCCAAGCAGGATGGTTTCACCCTCGATGCCACCCAGCAGCCGATCAGCAACATTCCGCCCAACGTCGTCGCCGGGCAAGATATCGCGGCCGGAACGCTCAGCACGCGCGGCAGCACGGTGCACGTAACGGTCAGCAGCGGCGGCGACCTCGCGCCGGTAACCGGCGTGACCGGCAAAGCGCAGGACGAAGCGACGCAAGCCCTAACGGCGGCCGGCTTTACGGTGAAACTCGACTATCAAATCAGCCCGAACGATCCCTCGAACGGCCAGGTCATTCGCCAAGACCCGCCGGCCGGCCAGAGCGCCCCGCGCGGTTCTCCCGTCACGATCTATCTCTCGGTTCCGGGCGCCGTTCCCGATACCGACGGCATGACGCTCGACGCCGCGCGGGCCCTGCTGCAAGCCTCGGGATACGCTCCGGGCAACGTCACCTATATCGCGGAAGGCGCCGACGGGAAGCTCGTGCGGACCGAGCCGGCGGCCGGAACGCAGACCAGTCCGGGCGCGACCGTCAACCTCATCGTGAACAACGCCGGCCAGCCGACGCCGTGAGCCTGCGGATTCTGGGAATCGACCCAGGACTGCGAGTCACGGGCTATGGCGTGATCGAGCAGTCGGGGAATCGCGCGCGGCTGATCGAAGGCGGCGTGATCGCACCCAAGACGAGCGGGACGCTCGAGATGCGTTTGCGCGACCTGCACGCCGGAATCAGCGACGTCGTTGCGGCGACGCGCCCGCAATGGATCGTGATCGAGGAGCTCTACTCGACGTACAAAAATCCGCTCACGGCAATCATGATGGGTCACGCGCGGGGCGTGCTGTGTTTAGCCGGGGCGCAGCACGACGTTCCGGTACGAACGCTCGGCCACTCGCTCGTCAAACGTTCGCTCGTGGGTTCCGGCGCGGCGCGTAAGGAGCAAGTCAATCACATGGTAACGGAGATGCTCGGACTGCGGCGCCGGCCCGAACCCAACGACGTCTCGGATGCGTTGGCGCTCGCATTGGCCTTTCTCAACCTCTACGAACACGAAGAGCGGCTGCCGTCCGTTCTGCGCAGGTTGGCGTAGATGTTTTCACGCATCCGCGGCAGCCTGGTCGAACGGTTGGATTCGAGCGTCGTGCTCGATGCGGGCGGTCTCGCTTACGAAATCGTTCTGCCGCCTTGCGTTGCGGAGAAGATTTCGGTCGCGCCGGGTGCGGAGGTCGCCCTCGAGGTTCATGCGGTACTGAACATGGAAGGCAACACGGGCCGGTTCACGTTTTACGGATTCAGCAACGCGATCGAACGCGAGTTCTTCGAAGCGCTGATCTCGGTCGCATCGATCGGTCCGCGTTCGGCCGCGCGCGCCTTCTCGCAGCCGATGGCGCGCATCGCGGGCGCCATCGATCGCGGCGATCACGTTTTTCTAAAAACGCTGCCCGGCATCGGCCAGCAGAAGGCGCGCGATATCGTCGCAAAACTGCAAGGCAAGGTGACCAAGTTTCTCTTAATTCAGGACGCGCCGGCCGCGGTGTCGGCCGCGATCCCCGGCTTTGCCGACGAAGCGCTCGCGGTGCTCCTGCAGCTCGAGTACAAGCGCGCCGAAGCCGAGGCGATGATCCGCAAAACGCTCGAAGCCGCACCGCAGATTGCCGATGCCGAGACGCTGTTGGCCGAGATCTATCGCCAGAAAGCGCTCGCTAACGCATGAGCGACGCGCGCAAAAGACTGATCGGACCCGACGACGTCCTGCAGGCTCGCGATGACGCGGAGCGGGTACTCGATCCGGGGGATACGCTCGAGGACGAGGTATACGGGGCATCGTTGCGGCCGCGCTCGTTCGATGAGTACGTGGGGCAGACGACGGTCGTCGAAAACTTGAAGATCGCGATCGACGCGGCGCGCAAACGCGACGAACCGCTCGAGCACATCTTGTTCTACGGTCCGCCGGGACTTGGAAAAACGACGCTCGCCGCGCTCATCGCCAAAGACATGGGACGCGCGCTGCGGCCGACGAGCGGACCGACCCTCGAGAAGCCGAAGGACCTCGTCGGCATTCTCACGGCGCTCGAGGAAGGCGATATTCTGTTCATCGACGAGATCCATCGCCTCGGCCGGGTCGTCGAAGAGTTTCTCTATCCGGCGATGGAGGACTATCAGATCGATTTCGTCGTGGATCGCGGCGCCTATGCGAAGACGCTGAAGCTGCCGCTCAAACGATTTACGCTCGTGGGTGCGACGACGCGCGCCGGCATGCTCTCCGCGCCGCTGCGCGAGCGATTCGGCATCATGCACCACCTCGACTACTACGGCGTGGACGAACTCAAACGCATCGTCCTGCGTTCCTCGGAGGTGTTAGGAGTGCCGATCGACGACGAAGGCGCGCAGACGATTGCGGCGCGCAGCCGCGGAACGCCGCGAATCGCCAACCGTCTGCTGCGCCGCGTTCGCGATTTTGCC from Candidatus Baltobacteraceae bacterium includes the following:
- the pknB gene encoding Stk1 family PASTA domain-containing Ser/Thr kinase, whose translation is MIEQHIFNNRYRLDSKLGEGGMATVYCGTDTLLRRRVAIKVLREQYASDEEFVRRFYQEAESAARLSHPNIVNTYDVGREDDTYFIVMELIDGPSLAEIIAADGKLPEPVAIDYAAQICNGLAFAHRQGLLHRDIKPANILVTKDDVVKLSDFGIARAVSQQTMAMTKPGLVMGSVFYLSPEQAQGHELRESSDLYSVGIVLYQMLTGKLPYTGESPVTVALKHISDPVPTLDTEGIGVSPALAAIVNKLLQKHPEHRFASASEVASALREARERPAFAAYETMDDAPTQMFRAVGAPQPPPRPSRLPDYSYTSIGDDEARRSRSGGRIVAILSGALVLAIALGYFLFGHSLSNPLVATVKVGDYSHMLDTQAQQAIVNAHLNVHVKRQPSNADPINTVISQDRQPGSQVAPGTFITLFVSNGLPTFGLQNVIGYTLHDAQQDLQGKKFAVKLTHAFSGSVPKDSIIAEKPAPGTQIHENSTVALVVSDGPQPVSMPNFVTMQLSDAQRLAKQDGFTLDATQQPISNIPPNVVAGQDIAAGTLSTRGSTVHVTVSSGGDLAPVTGVTGKAQDEATQALTAAGFTVKLDYQISPNDPSNGQVIRQDPPAGQSAPRGSPVTIYLSVPGAVPDTDGMTLDAARALLQASGYAPGNVTYIAEGADGKLVRTEPAAGTQTSPGATVNLIVNNAGQPTP
- a CDS encoding VWA domain-containing protein; this encodes MTFSHPFRLVLALLAVALFALLYRQLERRKTGTEIAYSNLPFLIAATRTGARTGALLFAGWLVALIVFAAALGGPHLRVWVPAKDGSVMICIDTSGSMASTDVAPTRGEAARSAAAAFIDGAPAGIKIGAIAFATSADVVAPLSSDRAQTRGSLDQIPLPNGATAIGDALALAQRSLPPRGHRVVILITDGVSNRGVDPMAAAQDLAADHIVLYTVGIGTNNGALVPGTNQVAGIDEDALRAYAQATGGTYARADDAGQLRQALARLGRTTTFERRTVDASLAAATIGGALMLASFAIGFALGRFP
- the ruvC gene encoding crossover junction endodeoxyribonuclease RuvC; this encodes MSLRILGIDPGLRVTGYGVIEQSGNRARLIEGGVIAPKTSGTLEMRLRDLHAGISDVVAATRPQWIVIEELYSTYKNPLTAIMMGHARGVLCLAGAQHDVPVRTLGHSLVKRSLVGSGAARKEQVNHMVTEMLGLRRRPEPNDVSDALALALAFLNLYEHEERLPSVLRRLA
- the ruvB gene encoding Holliday junction branch migration DNA helicase RuvB, coding for MSDARKRLIGPDDVLQARDDAERVLDPGDTLEDEVYGASLRPRSFDEYVGQTTVVENLKIAIDAARKRDEPLEHILFYGPPGLGKTTLAALIAKDMGRALRPTSGPTLEKPKDLVGILTALEEGDILFIDEIHRLGRVVEEFLYPAMEDYQIDFVVDRGAYAKTLKLPLKRFTLVGATTRAGMLSAPLRERFGIMHHLDYYGVDELKRIVLRSSEVLGVPIDDEGAQTIAARSRGTPRIANRLLRRVRDFAEVRAQGHITRAVADEALEREGVDELGLDRLDRAFLRTIVEQYGGGPVGMAAIAATLTEDAETLEDVVEPYLLKTGFVIRTASGRKATPAAYRHLGLKGTASGQQERLL
- the carB gene encoding carbamoyl-phosphate synthase large subunit; the protein is MIGSGPIIIGQAAEFDYAGVQACRALREEGHRVVLVNSNPATIMTDPEVADAVYLEPLTVASIEQIIELERPDALLPTLGGQTGLNLAVELDEAGVLKRHGVELLGTPVATIKLAEDREHFKAKMIEIGEPVAESLIVTDIESGVAFATQTGYPLVVRPAYTLGGTGGGIVYDEAELRETLESGLAASLIHQVLLETSLLGWKEVEYEVLRDNADNCIIVCNMENIDPVGVHTGDSIVVAPSQTLSDLEYQMLRSSSLNVIRALNVQGGCNIQFALHATSSEYRIIEVNPRVSRSSALASKATGYPIAKISARIALGQTLDEISNPVTGVTKAAYEPTLDYVVVKIPRWPFDKFPLADTHLGTQMKSTGEAMGIGRTLQAALMKAVRGLDLKRETLTGTALAGWSDAELDAVIARPTHERLFAIAESLRRGIAIEQIARRSAIDPFWLHEIAELVALEASFRDGTGDARRALECGYSRASLRLLEPNGDDVVPAFRMVDTAAAEFPAKSPYYYLSYGETDEMRPTPREAVVVVGSGPIRIGQGIEFDYSCVHAAWALREAGRSAVVINNNPETVSTDFDISDVLIFEPPGADEVEAAYRATNARGVMLAFGGQTAINLADELERRGVRIIGSDRASLAMAEDREKFDAALSRLGVARPEGKAARSFREARAIARELGFPVLVRPSYVLGGRGMEVVYNEGQLASYAESAPPILPDAPLLVDKYLRGLELEVDAVFDGEDILIPGIFEHIERAGIHSGDSISVYPTQTIDDAMERRIVEVTTAIARELQIRGLINIQFVVHEGQLYIIEANPRASRTVPIIQKATGVNLVAAATRIALGERLRDMPYGTGLTARAPFVVVKIPVFSFAKMRGVETILGPEMKSTGEVLGIDERFAGALRKGFIGAGIRLPGSGGKILVSIADEEKEASIPILRRYADLGHTIIATPGTRDYLESHGIACEFVNKIADGSPHVLDLIHARGVDLVINDATGQREISDNYKIRRAAVEASIACLTSLDTARALAEALENTAGPPQTLQEYRCARTPR
- the ruvA gene encoding Holliday junction branch migration protein RuvA, with the protein product MFSRIRGSLVERLDSSVVLDAGGLAYEIVLPPCVAEKISVAPGAEVALEVHAVLNMEGNTGRFTFYGFSNAIEREFFEALISVASIGPRSAARAFSQPMARIAGAIDRGDHVFLKTLPGIGQQKARDIVAKLQGKVTKFLLIQDAPAAVSAAIPGFADEALAVLLQLEYKRAEAEAMIRKTLEAAPQIADAETLLAEIYRQKALANA
- a CDS encoding penicillin-binding transpeptidase domain-containing protein, translating into MNDRLIARIGTIFAILFGLLVVRQFYVQVVKGPALASKAYNPRHGLLDNYRGRILASDGTVLAQTLHGKRVYPLGSSLAQTVGYVSARYGTSGIEDAYDRALTPPESNGDLGAQLGDLAAALSGKSLVERGADVVTTIDPQIQAELFAQLDAHSRGAGVVLDPRTGAILAIASVPSFDPNALAATFASLNHDPQSPLLNRATDGLYPPGSTFKIFTAAAALDAGVVTMDSTFSDPGYLTVGNFTLHNDESEVTGTQDLTGAFALSSNVDFGQIALKMGVDTFYQYLDRWGIGAPLDTQLPASTDRVPAKDSIVPGELAQMGFGQGALLMTPLQMALIGSTIANGGNEPRPYIVRQVVRAGIPSSSFSGTTLASPVSADTAANVKKMMVAVVERGTGTAAQISGVTVAGKTGTATNPSGRAHSWFVAFAPAENPRIAVAIVVENAGYGAAVAAPIARNVLRVALQSVRS
- the pdxH gene encoding pyridoxamine 5'-phosphate oxidase; translated protein: MSMWEPFTEPARRSIVLAQEFAERAGSAEIASEHLLAGILAEGSEPLARLLIERGVTSQRVAAAIGEAPRTQPERETEFSAEGKKMIECAFEIARAYNHHYLSSSHLLAAVARLPESRAYGLLVAFGGRPEELQAALRSDSPAPVSVATMRRTYDLGALLEESIDRDPVAQLRRWIDGASAAGQLEPNAMSISTAGADGRPSARMVLLRGLDARGLVFYTSYFSRKGRQLAENPYAAALFYWERLERQVRIEGSIETISEEESEAYFATRPRGHRLGAWASEQSEIVENRDLLDARLRDYDERFADEEVPRPHSWGGYLLRPARFEFWQGRKNRMHDRLEFVRERNAWSLHRLQP